The Perca fluviatilis chromosome 24, GENO_Pfluv_1.0, whole genome shotgun sequence genome has a window encoding:
- the LOC120554488 gene encoding heterogeneous nuclear ribonucleoprotein A/B-like gives MILGNDLAGSKVWADGKINIFEKKVSVLPVKVSPDCNCASPEVFPGCAVTCSASRKENVGKMFGGLSWETSKKDLKDYFTKFGEVTDCTIKMDQQTGRSRGFGLIFFKDSASVEKVLEQKEHRLDGRGIDPKKAMAMKKDPVKKIFVGGIDPDTSKEVIQEYFGSFGDVGTIELPQDPRTEKRRGFVFITYKKTSVKKVMETKYHNVGGRKCEIKIAQPTEVYRQQQYGGRGYGGCGRCRGGQGQNWNQSGYNQNYGYGQSATGHRATAKNRD, from the coding sequence ATGATTTTGGGGAATGACTTGGCAGGTAGTAAGGTGTGGGCAGATGGCAAAATAAACATCTTTGAGAAGAAAGTTTCAGTACTCCCTGTAAAGGTATCTCCAGATTGCAACTGTGCGTCTCCAGAGGTATTTCCAGGTTGTGCTGTTACCTGCTCTGCCTCACGCAAGGAGAATGTGGGGAAAATGTTTGGTGGTCTCAGCTGGGAAACGAGCAAGAAGGATCTTAAAGATTActtcaccaaatttggtgaggTGACAGATTGTACCATAAAAATGGACCAGCAGACAGGCCGGTCAAGAGGCTTTGGCTTAATTTTCTTTAAAGACTCAGCCAGTGTGGAAAAGGTTCTGGAACAGAAGGAGCACAGGCTAGATGGCAGAGGGATTGACCCAAAGAAAGCCATGGCCATGAAGAAGGATCCAGTCAAGAAAATCTTTGTGGGAGGCATTGACCCGGACACCTCAAAGGAAGTCATTCAGGAGTACTTTGGATCCTTTGGAGATGTTGGGACCATTGAGCTTCCACAAGATCCAAGGACCGAAAAGAGGAGGGGATTCGTGTTCATCACatataaaaagacttctgtCAAGAAGGTTATGGAGACGAAATACCACAATGTCGGTGGACGGAAGTGTGAGATTAAAATAGCCCAGCCCACAGAAGTCTACCGGCAGCAGCAGTATGGCGGCCGTGGATACGGAGGATGCGGCAGGTGCCGTGGAGGCCAGGGTCAGAACTGGAATCAATCTGGATACAACCAGAACTATGGCTACGGACAGTCAGCCACGGGACACAGGGCGACTGCTAAGAACCGGGATTGA